From one Dermacentor silvarum isolate Dsil-2018 chromosome 3, BIME_Dsil_1.4, whole genome shotgun sequence genomic stretch:
- the LOC119446139 gene encoding LOW QUALITY PROTEIN: NAD(+) hydrolase sarm1-like (The sequence of the model RefSeq protein was modified relative to this genomic sequence to represent the inferred CDS: inserted 2 bases in 1 codon): MADVNRLRRIKKSCQKMRSCRRLGVLRAVVIPSEPPDRSSRLRKDRSAAPHEGSKTARWCFGLASPLAVTVKPLLMADISPERPSTPPKGAPVTSPNGTGTTGADISSVVENLAKATQLNEKLNTVSSSSYSASEKHLSSAQMLKSSTTSSSSSGSLLNKKSQMLHHSLASSQQQTQQQKEEQQQQLFQQENRSTTNYSRSVSRGFTVDCGVPEGAEEGRVRESTPSEVRFEQKRVTSSAKSKLVADGVTAEKSATTNKELKRLQAGDITFQEKQHSQEMKARLEGEGFSAEKIAATKQDQKQLKMGDTLHQQQKSAAASLSKMSTDDYTAEEISMAKKEERQMYTQGVLQQEKSAASSASSKVFISSKGVSKSSASHQTVKHMDYSSGGSSCASPIVTSPTQEMFSSGLPPLPSNQRLAVGQGLADELDTLRSPLPQPEVDKAISRFASRMALCVEQLKAAADEEAVELLATMSVIIRKAWAVPTYGHDLGFTMCNILRTNGGLDVILKNCSSGSEELQFASARLLEQCLSTENRSYVVEHGLEPVVQVACSCSFNNQVSYSRVGTGILCHLFKHSETTCSELIRLGALKSILYDCRTSDVETLRHCASALANLSLYGGPENHQAMIKHKAPMWLFPLAFNLDDNIKYYACLAIAALVANKEIEAAVMKSGTLDLVEPFVTSHHPEEFAXKSHVAHVHGQSKDWLLRFVPVLDSNREEARSLAAFHFAMEAGIKKRQGNTSVFAEIGALEALRKVASSPNAIASKFAAQALQLIGEEVPHKLSQQVPLWTVEDVKEWVKQIGFTNYASEFVSSRVDGDLLLQLDEPMLKEDIGIKNGILRRRFLRELSQLKRMADYSSVDTTNVNQILQSLGSDFSQYTYRMLQSGVDMDSLKLLNDDQLFKECGIDNSIHRLRIGQAIRGLNQCADDADEIERNKSLDVFVSYRRSNGSQLASLLKVHLQLRGFSVFIDVERLEAGKFDNNLLNSIRQAKHFLLVLTPNALDRCVGDTDRKDWVHREIVEALQSQCNIIPILDNFQWPESEVLPEDMRAVCYFNGVRWIHDYQDACVDKLERFMRGEMNVRSDGPLGRYVGMGGPGTPGTPSTMASCRAAVYQRSASNDSAKGSTSSDRESSNGRAPTEQPQAQLPAQPHC, translated from the exons ATGGCGGACATCTCCCCAGAGCGGCCGTCGACGCCTCCCAAAGGTGCGCCCGTGACCTCGCCAAACGGCACCGGTACCACCGGCGCCGACATCAGCAGCGTGGTCGAGAACCTCGCCAAGGCGACGCAGCTGAACGAGAAGTTGAACACCGTCTCCTCTTCCTCCTATAGTGCCTCAGAGAAGCACTTAAGCAGCGCTCAG ATGTTGAAAAGttcgacgacgtcgtcgtcaaGCTCGGGGTCACTGCTGAACAAGAAGTCGCAGATGCTGCACCACTCGCTGGCGAGTTCGCAGCAGCAGACACAGCAACAgaaggaagagcagcagcagcagctgtttCAGCAAGAGAACCGCAGCACCACCAACTACAGCCGCAGCGTGAGC AGGGGCTTCACGGTCGACTGTGGCGTGCCGGAAGGCGCCGAGGAAGGCCGTGTTCGCGAGTCGACGCCCTCCGAGGTTCGTTTCGAACAGAAACGGGTCACCTCTTCGGCCAAGAGCAAGCTGGTGGCCGACGGCGTGACGGCCGAGAAGTCGGCCACCACCAACAAGGAGCTCAAGAGGCTTCAGGCGGGCGACATCACCTTCCAGGAGAAGCAACACTCTCAG GAAATGAAAGCTCGCCTGGAAGGCGAAGGATTCTCGGCCGAGAAAATTGCCGCTACGAAGCAGGACCAGAAGCAGCTCAAAATGGGAGACACGCTTCACCAGCAGCAGAAGAGCGCCGCGGCGTCGCTCTCGAAGATGTCCACGGACGACTACACGGCTGAAGAGATCTCCATGGCGAAAAAGGAAGAGCGCCAAATGTACACCCAGGGCGTACTGCAGCAGGAAAAAAGCGCCGCTTCGTCTGCCAGCTCCAAGGTCTTCATCAGCTCCAAGGGAGTCTCGAAGTCGTCCGCGTCGCACCAGACCGTCAAGCACATGGACTACAGCAGTGGCGGCAGCTCCTGCGCTTCACCCATTGTGACGTCGCCGACGCAGGAGATGTTCAGCAGCGGTCTACCGCCGCTTCCTTCTAACCAAAGGCTCGCAGTAGGCCAGGGCTTGGCCGATGAGCTGGACACGTTGCGGTCTCCGCTGCCTCAGCCAGAAGTCGACAAGGCCATCTCTCGATTCGCCAGTCGCATGGCGCTCTGCGTCGAGCAGTTGAAggccgccgccgacgaagaagctGTAGAGCTTCTGGCCACGATGTcggtcatcatccgcaaagcgtGGGCCGTCCCCACATACGGTCACGACCTGGGATTCACCATGTGCAATATCCTGCGGACGAACGGTGGCCTCGATGTCATCCTCAAGAACTGTTCTTCCGGCAGCGAGGAGCTGCAGTTCGCCAGTGCCAGGCTCCTGGAACAGTGCTTGTCTACGGAGAACCGGTCCTACGTGGTCGAGCACGGGCTCGAACCCGTTGTGCAGGTGGCGTGCTCGTGCAGTTTTAACAACCAGGTTTCCTACTCCCGGGTGGGAACGGGAATTCTGTGCCACCTGTTCAAGCATTCCGAGACCACGTGCAGCGAGTTGATTCGCCTCGGAGCGCTGAAGTCCATTCTGTACGACTGCCGCACGAGTGACGTGGAGACGCTGCGGCACTGTGCTTCAGCCCTTGCCAACCTGAGTCTGTACGGCGGGCCCGAGAACCACCAGGCCATGATCAAGCACAAGGCTCCCATGTGGCTGTTCCCGCTCGCCTTCAACCTGGACGACAACATTAAGTACTACGCCTGCCTCGCCATCGCGGCGCTCGTGGCCAACAAGGAGATTGAAGCGGCCGTCATGAAGTCGGGCACGCTGGACCTGGTCGAGCCTTTCGTGACGAGCCACCATCCAGAGGAATTCGC GAAGAGTCACGTGGCTCACGTCCACGGACAGTCCAAAGACTGGTTGCTGCGTTTTGTACCCGTCCTCGACAGCAACAGGGAAGAGGCCCGCAGCCTCGCCGCCTTCCATTTCGCCATGGAAGCTGGCATCAAGAAACGCCAAGGAAACACATCG GTGTTTGCGGAGATAGGAGCTTTGGAGGCCTTGCGAAAAGTAGCCAGCTCTCCAAATGCCATCGCATCCAAGTTCGCGGCCCAAGCGCTGCAGCTTATCGGCGAAGAGGTGCCGCACAAGCTGTCCCAGCAGGTTCCCCTCTGGACTGTTGAGGACGTGAAGGAGTGGGTTAAGCAG ATCGGTTTCACCAACTACGCTTCGGAGTTCGTCAGCAGTCGAGTGGACGGCGACCTGCTGCTGCAGCTGGACGAGCCCATGCTGAAGGAGGACATTGGCATCAAGAACGGCATTTTGCGGCGCCGCTTCCTGCGCGAGCTGTCGCAGCTCAAGCGCATGGCCGACTACTCGTCGGTGGACACGACCAACGTGAACCAGATCCTGCAGAGCCTCGGCTCCGACTTCAGCCAGTACACGTACCGCATGCTCCAGAGCGGCGTCGACATGGACTCGCTCAAGCTGCTCAACGACGACCAGCTCTTCAAGGAGTGCGGCATCGACAACTCCATCCACCGGCTACGCATCGGACAGGCCATCCGCG GTCTCAACCAGTGCGCGGACGATGCAGACGAAATCGAACGAAACAAGAGCCTCGACGTCTTCGTCAGCTACCGGCGCTCTAACGGATCTCAGCTTGCCAG TCTTTTGAAGGTTCACCTGCAACTGCGAGGTTTCTCCGTGTTCATTGACGTGGAGCGCTTGGAAGCGGGAAAATTCGACAACAACCTCCTCAACAGCATACGACAAGCCAAGCATTTTTTACTCGTCCTTACACCCAATGCCCTCGACCGGTGCGTGGGTGACACTGACCGCAAAGACTGGGTGCACAGG GAAATTGTGGAAGCTCTTCAGAGCCAGTGCAACATCATTCCAATCCTGGACAACTTCCAGTGGCCAGAATCGGAAGTGCTCCCCGAGGACATGAGGGCAGTCTGCTACTTCAATGGTGTGCG GTGGATCCACGACTACCAAGATGCATGTGTTGACAAGCTAGAGCGGTTCATGCGGGGCGAGATGAATGTGCGCAGCGACGGTCCGCTGGGCCGCTATGTGGGCATGGGAGGGCCTGGCACGCCGGGCACCCCGAGCACGATGGCCAGCTGCCGTGCGGCGGTCTACCAGCGCAGTGCCAGCAACGACAGCGCCAAGGGTAGCACCTCCTCTGACCGCGAGTCCAGCAATGGCCGAGCCCCCACAGAGCAGCCACAGGCGCAGCTCCCTGCGCAGCCACACTGCTGA